One genomic region from Jilunia laotingensis encodes:
- a CDS encoding porin family protein, protein MKTIKYVSFRVMAIVALALVFAMPAKAQLSDNGYANIDWQFNAPLSNNFADKASGWGMNFEGGYFVTPNIGLGLFLNYHSNHEYIGRETLSVNGGHITTDQQHTIFQLPFGMAARYQFNRGGAWQPYFGVKLGTEYAKARSNYNIFQSSDDSWGFYVSPEVGLNVYPWAYGPGLHLAVYYSYGTNKADVLTYSVDKLNNFGFRVGVSF, encoded by the coding sequence ATGAAGACAATAAAATATGTTTCTTTCAGAGTGATGGCCATAGTGGCTCTTGCACTCGTCTTTGCCATGCCGGCAAAGGCACAATTATCAGACAACGGATACGCTAATATCGACTGGCAGTTCAATGCGCCATTAAGCAATAATTTTGCAGATAAAGCTAGCGGCTGGGGTATGAACTTCGAAGGTGGTTATTTTGTAACTCCGAACATCGGTTTGGGACTGTTCCTGAATTATCACAGTAATCATGAATATATTGGACGCGAAACTCTTTCGGTAAACGGTGGTCACATTACTACCGACCAACAACATACTATCTTCCAGTTACCTTTTGGTATGGCAGCACGCTATCAGTTTAACCGCGGTGGAGCATGGCAACCTTACTTTGGCGTAAAATTAGGTACCGAATATGCCAAAGCACGTTCCAATTACAATATATTCCAATCCAGCGATGACTCTTGGGGCTTCTACGTTTCTCCTGAAGTTGGTTTAAACGTTTATCCATGGGCTTACGGACCGGGGCTGCACCTTGCAGTATACTACAGCTACGGAACTAACAAAGCTGATGTATTGACCTACAGTGTTGACAAACTGAATAACTTCGGTTTCCGCGTCGGTGTATCCTTCTAA
- a CDS encoding MarR family winged helix-turn-helix transcriptional regulator, producing the protein MKTICLMRDIFKALSGFEAQFEEIYGLTLNEAMILCALQEAREEMTSTALSSRTGMAPSHTSKVIRAVEEKGLLERSLGKTDKRLMYFKLTPDGRKKLEEVNLEKVEVPEMLKPLL; encoded by the coding sequence ATGAAAACAATATGCCTGATGCGCGATATATTCAAAGCCCTGTCGGGCTTTGAAGCGCAATTTGAAGAGATATATGGACTGACACTGAACGAAGCAATGATATTGTGCGCTTTGCAGGAAGCAAGGGAAGAGATGACTTCCACCGCTCTCTCCTCCCGAACGGGAATGGCACCTTCACATACTTCCAAAGTGATCCGGGCTGTGGAAGAAAAAGGATTATTGGAACGGTCGTTAGGCAAAACCGATAAGCGTCTAATGTATTTCAAACTGACTCCCGATGGGAGAAAAAAGCTAGAAGAAGTTAACCTTGAAAAGGTAGAAGTGCCGGAGATGTTGAAACCTCTATTATAA
- a CDS encoding sigma-54-dependent transcriptional regulator, whose product MSKILIIDDEVQIRKLLARMMELEGYEVCQAGDCKSAMKQLELQAPDVVLCDVFLPDGNGVDLVLSLKKASPHAEVILLTAHGNIPDGVQAIKNGAFDYITKGDDNNKIIPLISRAVEKARMNVRLEKLEKKVGQMYSFDSILGESKALQEAVLLAKKVSVTDVPVLLTGETGTGKEVFAQAIHYNSKRSKQSFVAVNCSSFSKELLESEMFGHKAGSFTGALKDKKGLFEEADNGTIFLDEIGEMAFELQAKLLRILETGEYIKIGDTKPTRVNVRVIAATNRNLPEEIAAGRFREDLFYRLSVFQVLLPPLRERTGDIKILAEAFVRSFSEKLSRPQREMSAGFLAALNQQVWKGNIRELRNVIERSLIVCDGECLDVSDLPLEIQNSHYEHSDEAAPGSFELSTMERRHIVRVLEFTKGNKTEAARLLKIGLTTLYRKIEEYKLS is encoded by the coding sequence ATGAGTAAGATTCTTATTATCGATGACGAAGTCCAGATTCGTAAGCTTCTGGCACGGATGATGGAACTGGAAGGTTACGAAGTATGCCAGGCCGGTGATTGTAAATCGGCCATGAAGCAACTTGAACTTCAAGCTCCTGATGTAGTGCTGTGTGATGTTTTTCTTCCTGATGGAAATGGTGTCGATCTTGTGCTTTCGTTGAAGAAAGCATCTCCTCATGCGGAAGTCATTCTGTTGACTGCGCACGGCAATATTCCCGATGGGGTGCAAGCCATTAAGAACGGGGCGTTCGATTACATAACCAAAGGAGATGATAATAACAAGATCATCCCGCTTATCAGCCGTGCCGTGGAGAAGGCGCGGATGAATGTACGTCTGGAGAAACTGGAAAAGAAGGTGGGGCAGATGTATTCTTTCGATTCTATACTGGGCGAATCGAAAGCATTGCAGGAGGCTGTCCTGTTGGCTAAGAAAGTCTCTGTAACCGATGTACCGGTTTTGCTGACGGGAGAAACGGGAACCGGGAAGGAAGTCTTTGCTCAAGCCATACACTACAATAGCAAGCGGAGCAAACAGAGTTTTGTGGCGGTGAACTGCTCTTCATTCAGCAAAGAGTTGCTGGAAAGCGAGATGTTCGGTCATAAAGCCGGATCGTTTACAGGTGCTTTGAAGGATAAGAAAGGACTTTTCGAGGAAGCGGACAACGGTACCATATTCTTGGACGAGATCGGAGAGATGGCTTTTGAACTGCAAGCCAAGCTGCTTCGTATACTTGAAACGGGAGAATACATAAAGATTGGAGATACGAAACCCACGAGGGTGAATGTACGTGTCATTGCCGCTACCAACAGAAATCTGCCGGAGGAGATTGCTGCCGGACGTTTCCGGGAAGATTTATTCTACAGACTTTCCGTCTTTCAGGTGCTGTTGCCCCCTCTTCGTGAACGTACGGGAGATATTAAAATACTTGCAGAAGCATTTGTGCGCAGTTTCTCCGAAAAGCTTTCCCGTCCGCAACGAGAAATGTCTGCAGGATTTCTTGCCGCACTTAATCAACAAGTCTGGAAGGGGAATATCCGTGAACTGCGTAATGTGATCGAACGTAGCCTGATCGTTTGTGACGGAGAATGCCTCGATGTATCCGATCTGCCGTTGGAGATACAAAACTCCCATTACGAACATTCCGATGAGGCGGCTCCCGGAAGTTTTGAACTTTCCACAATGGAGCGTAGGCACATTGTCCGGGTATTGGAATTCACTAAAGGCAACAAGACGGAAGCAGCGCGATTGCTGAAAATCGGGTTGACCACATTGTATCGTAAAATAGAGGAGTATAAATTATCATAG
- a CDS encoding glycoside hydrolase family 3 N-terminal domain-containing protein codes for MRILTLLLVILLSGIFPSVCEAVNTPSDVTPLLLYKAERDTCCQQWVDSVMNRLSLKEKVGQLFVYTIAPIETKRNLALLREAVDTYKVGALLFSGGKMQTQATLTNQAQRMARLPLMITFDGEWGLAMRLKGTPVFPRNMVLGCIQDNRLIYEYGREMARQCRELGVQVNFAPVADVNINPKNPVINTRSFGEDPVRVADKVIAYATGLEGGHVLSVCKHFPGHGDTDVDSHKALPLLPFSRERLDSVELYPFKEAVRAGLGGMMVGHLQVPVIEPIGGLPSSLSRNVVYKLLTEEFAFKGLIFTDALAMKGVSGNKSVCLQALKAGNDMVLSPHNLKTEITAVIEAIEKGDLSREEIDRKCRKVLTYKYILGLKRKPVIQVSGLGTRINTPQTRDLIRRLNLAAITVLNNKDQVLPLYPSKRDGKTIPNASSMALLEVGDPGETDALATQLEKYTPLVRFRVRKEMTAAQEKALRDSLAGYPRVIVAVSEQRLAPYQSFFADLAADKKMPPAVYLIFTPGKMMLQIQRAVAAARSVILAHSAGQEVQRQVADILFARATADGRLSASLGGLFPTGAGVTISPQTPLYFRPEEYGMSSTILARIDSVAKAGIKEGAYPGCQVVVLKEGKTMFDRSYGTHSGKGSAPVRPTDLYDLASLSKTTGTLLALMKLYDRGRFNLTDKLSDYLPWLRNTNKKDVTIREVLFHQAGLPAGIVFYREAIDSDSYKGRLFTTRRDAVHSLRLGMNTWANPNFRFLKGLTSKVRTADCTLQVCDSLWLNRSFRRVVEEQIVKAPMNTKQYRYSDVGFILLRFLVEQLAGVPMDEYLAREFYEPMGLERTLYLPLQRISKNEIVPSAKDPFLRKCTLQGYVHDESAAFQGGVSGNAGLFSTAREVAQIYQMLLNGGELNGHRYLGRETCELFTKEVSKISHRGLGFDHADAKSPDKSPCAPSAPASVYGHTGFTGTCAWVDPDNGLVYVFLSNRTYPDATNRKLMQMDIRGQIQEIMYKALKKE; via the coding sequence ATACGTATTCTAACTCTACTTTTAGTTATCCTTTTATCCGGAATATTCCCTTCTGTTTGTGAGGCGGTGAACACTCCTTCGGATGTGACTCCTCTTTTACTTTATAAAGCCGAACGGGATACCTGTTGCCAACAATGGGTGGACTCTGTGATGAACCGCCTTAGCTTGAAGGAAAAAGTAGGTCAACTTTTCGTCTACACGATTGCACCGATAGAAACGAAGCGCAATCTTGCCCTGTTGCGGGAAGCGGTAGACACCTATAAAGTCGGTGCCCTTCTTTTTTCAGGGGGTAAAATGCAGACACAAGCTACATTAACGAACCAGGCACAGCGTATGGCACGGCTGCCATTGATGATAACGTTTGACGGTGAATGGGGGTTGGCTATGCGTTTGAAGGGAACACCTGTTTTTCCACGGAATATGGTGTTGGGATGTATTCAAGACAACCGCCTGATATATGAGTATGGACGTGAGATGGCGCGTCAATGCCGTGAATTGGGCGTGCAGGTCAATTTCGCCCCTGTTGCCGATGTTAACATCAATCCTAAGAATCCTGTTATCAATACCCGGTCTTTTGGTGAAGATCCTGTGCGTGTAGCTGATAAAGTGATTGCCTATGCCACCGGATTGGAAGGGGGACATGTGCTGTCTGTCTGCAAGCATTTTCCCGGTCATGGTGATACGGATGTAGATTCCCATAAAGCATTACCTTTGTTGCCCTTTAGCCGGGAACGATTGGACAGTGTGGAGCTATATCCTTTCAAAGAGGCGGTTCGTGCCGGTCTGGGCGGAATGATGGTGGGGCATCTGCAGGTTCCCGTCATTGAACCGATAGGAGGGTTGCCCTCCTCTCTTTCGCGCAATGTCGTATATAAATTATTGACGGAAGAGTTTGCTTTTAAAGGGTTGATCTTTACCGATGCCCTTGCCATGAAAGGTGTTTCGGGTAATAAGAGTGTTTGTTTGCAAGCTCTGAAAGCTGGCAATGATATGGTGCTGAGCCCTCACAATTTAAAGACGGAAATTACCGCAGTTATCGAAGCCATAGAAAAGGGAGATTTGTCACGGGAAGAAATCGACCGTAAGTGCCGGAAAGTACTGACTTATAAATATATCCTCGGCTTGAAGCGGAAACCGGTGATTCAGGTTTCCGGATTAGGAACCCGGATCAATACTCCGCAGACACGTGATCTTATCCGACGTTTGAACCTTGCGGCAATTACTGTTTTGAACAATAAGGACCAGGTGCTGCCTCTTTACCCTAGCAAACGAGATGGAAAAACGATTCCCAATGCCTCTTCTATGGCTCTTTTGGAAGTAGGCGATCCGGGAGAAACGGATGCATTGGCTACTCAATTGGAGAAATATACGCCTTTGGTACGTTTTCGTGTTCGTAAAGAGATGACAGCAGCACAAGAAAAGGCTTTAAGAGATTCTTTAGCGGGTTATCCCCGTGTGATAGTGGCTGTCTCCGAACAGCGGCTTGCTCCTTATCAAAGTTTCTTTGCCGATCTGGCAGCGGATAAGAAAATGCCTCCGGCCGTCTATCTTATTTTTACTCCCGGCAAAATGATGCTGCAGATTCAGCGTGCCGTAGCAGCTGCCCGGTCGGTGATATTGGCACATTCTGCAGGTCAGGAAGTTCAACGTCAGGTGGCGGACATTCTTTTTGCCCGTGCTACGGCCGATGGAAGGCTTTCTGCTAGTCTGGGAGGCTTATTCCCTACGGGTGCTGGTGTGACTATTTCTCCGCAGACACCCTTGTATTTTCGTCCCGAAGAGTATGGTATGTCCTCTACGATATTAGCGCGCATTGATTCTGTGGCAAAAGCGGGAATCAAAGAAGGGGCTTATCCGGGCTGTCAGGTAGTGGTCTTGAAAGAGGGTAAAACCATGTTCGACCGTTCTTATGGAACCCATTCCGGTAAAGGTTCTGCTCCTGTGCGGCCAACCGATCTTTATGATCTTGCTTCTCTTTCTAAAACAACCGGTACGTTGCTTGCCTTGATGAAGCTATATGACCGCGGACGTTTCAACCTGACGGATAAGCTATCCGACTACCTGCCTTGGTTACGAAATACGAATAAAAAAGATGTTACGATCCGTGAAGTACTCTTTCATCAAGCCGGTTTGCCTGCCGGTATCGTGTTTTATCGCGAAGCCATTGATTCCGACAGTTATAAAGGACGTTTGTTCACAACTCGGCGTGATGCAGTGCATTCATTGCGTTTGGGTATGAATACGTGGGCGAATCCGAATTTCCGTTTTCTGAAAGGGCTGACTTCTAAAGTACGTACGGCTGATTGTACGTTGCAGGTATGTGATAGTCTCTGGCTCAACCGGAGCTTCCGTAGAGTCGTTGAAGAACAGATCGTGAAGGCTCCGATGAATACAAAGCAATATCGTTATAGTGATGTCGGTTTTATTTTGCTTCGTTTCCTTGTCGAACAGTTGGCGGGTGTGCCGATGGATGAGTATCTGGCACGGGAATTTTATGAACCGATGGGGTTAGAGCGTACGCTTTATCTTCCCTTGCAACGTATTTCCAAAAATGAGATCGTTCCATCTGCCAAAGATCCTTTTCTCCGGAAATGTACTCTTCAAGGATATGTGCATGATGAATCTGCTGCTTTTCAAGGCGGTGTCTCGGGGAATGCCGGATTATTTTCTACGGCACGGGAAGTGGCGCAAATCTATCAGATGTTGTTGAACGGTGGTGAATTGAATGGACACAGGTATCTGGGCAGGGAAACGTGTGAACTGTTTACAAAAGAAGTTTCTAAGATCAGTCATCGTGGACTTGGCTTTGACCATGCCGATGCCAAATCACCGGATAAAAGTCCATGCGCTCCTTCTGCCCCGGCATCTGTTTACGGTCATACCGGTTTTACAGGTACTTGTGCATGGGTAGATCCCGATAACGGATTGGTATATGTTTTCCTTAGTAACCGGACGTATCCCGATGCCACTAATCGCAAATTGATGCAGATGGATATCAGGGGACAAATTCAGGAAATAATGTATAAAGCGTTGAAAAAGGAATAA
- a CDS encoding YitT family protein, translated as MGKALHTLRQFCKPATRLDWWASWGGILLGSTILAAGFVFFINPYNIVPGGVYGASIVLHNLFPSIQVGTFGYMFDVPLLILSVVLLGAKLGSRTIVAALITPLIMNALSKWVYPSQEALEQLDPAQLLGGSMNMTDHLMLTCIIGATLIGLGSGIVVRNQATTGGSDIIGMILQKYFHIRFSNAILLVDATVVSFGLVVIGFGVGSADDISQPTWYLSFYSLIAIFVISRVIAYVINGAKDDKLFFVISENKMEELHHYILKDLDRTATCIKSSGLYTGADKEMLFLVVSRKEVAGVKQKIKEVDPRAFVVVIDAYATFGERWRVLPSASELQPE; from the coding sequence ATGGGAAAAGCACTACACACATTAAGGCAGTTTTGCAAACCTGCCACCCGGTTAGACTGGTGGGCCTCATGGGGAGGAATACTTTTAGGCAGTACAATTCTTGCTGCCGGTTTTGTTTTCTTTATCAATCCTTATAATATAGTACCGGGAGGAGTATACGGTGCAAGTATCGTGCTTCACAACCTTTTTCCTTCCATTCAGGTGGGAACGTTCGGCTATATGTTCGATGTACCGTTGCTGATTCTTTCCGTAGTATTACTCGGAGCCAAACTTGGCTCACGTACCATTGTGGCGGCATTAATCACTCCACTCATCATGAATGCCCTGTCCAAGTGGGTCTACCCTTCACAGGAAGCACTCGAACAACTCGACCCGGCACAACTATTGGGAGGCAGCATGAATATGACCGACCATCTGATGCTGACTTGTATTATCGGAGCCACGCTGATCGGCCTCGGCAGCGGTATCGTTGTACGCAATCAGGCAACTACGGGAGGAAGCGATATTATCGGTATGATCTTGCAGAAGTATTTCCATATTCGTTTTTCGAACGCTATCTTACTGGTAGATGCCACCGTAGTCAGCTTCGGACTGGTAGTGATCGGATTCGGTGTGGGAAGTGCGGATGATATCAGCCAACCCACATGGTATCTGTCATTCTATTCGCTTATTGCCATTTTCGTTATCTCACGGGTTATCGCTTACGTAATAAACGGGGCAAAAGATGATAAATTATTCTTTGTCATTAGTGAGAATAAGATGGAGGAGCTTCACCATTATATTCTCAAAGATCTGGATCGTACCGCTACTTGCATCAAAAGCAGCGGGCTATATACGGGTGCCGATAAAGAAATGCTTTTCCTTGTTGTCAGCCGCAAAGAGGTGGCCGGTGTAAAGCAGAAAATCAAAGAAGTCGATCCGCGTGCTTTTGTCGTAGTCATCGACGCATACGCTACCTTCGGCGAAAGGTGGAGAGTACTTCCTTCTGCCAGTGAGTTGCAGCCCGAATAA
- a CDS encoding DUF4136 domain-containing protein: MKKLIPILLAVFALASCEKDPDMDKLDNDYLVYTNYDKKANFKEFHTYYLPDKILVINDKTEPEYLEGEGAQEILAAYKSNMDARGYTMAATKEEADLGVQVSYIKSTYYFTDYGYPQWWWGYPGYWGSGYWGNWGGGWYYPYAVNYSYSTNSFITEIVNLEAPEGAKEKLPVLWTSYMSGLAYSSSINKTLAVRAVNQAFAQSPYLTNK, encoded by the coding sequence ATGAAGAAATTAATTCCTATTTTATTGGCGGTCTTTGCACTCGCATCATGCGAGAAAGACCCTGACATGGACAAATTGGACAATGACTATTTAGTTTACACCAATTACGACAAGAAGGCAAATTTCAAAGAGTTTCACACCTACTATCTGCCTGATAAGATTCTCGTGATCAATGATAAAACCGAACCGGAATATCTGGAAGGCGAAGGCGCACAGGAAATTCTAGCTGCGTATAAGAGTAATATGGACGCAAGAGGCTATACAATGGCTGCAACTAAAGAAGAAGCCGATCTTGGCGTGCAAGTAAGTTATATTAAGAGTACCTATTATTTCACCGATTACGGATATCCACAATGGTGGTGGGGTTATCCCGGATATTGGGGCTCAGGTTATTGGGGCAACTGGGGTGGCGGATGGTACTATCCGTACGCTGTAAACTATAGCTATAGCACCAACTCATTTATTACTGAAATAGTAAACCTGGAAGCACCCGAAGGAGCTAAAGAAAAGCTTCCCGTACTGTGGACAAGCTACATGAGCGGACTCGCTTATTCCAGCTCTATCAATAAGACTTTAGCTGTAAGAGCAGTCAACCAGGCATTTGCCCAGTCACCTTATCTTACTAACAAATAA